From Oncorhynchus mykiss isolate Arlee chromosome 25, USDA_OmykA_1.1, whole genome shotgun sequence, a single genomic window includes:
- the LOC110505781 gene encoding cofilin-2, giving the protein MASGVTVNDEVIKVFNDMKVRKSSSTEDVKKRKKAVLFCLSDDKKKIIVEEGKWILVGDIGESVDDPYACFVKLLPLNDCRYGLYDATYETKESKKEDLVFIFWAPEGAPLKSKMIYASSKDAIKKKFTGIKHEWQVNGLDDIQDRATLADKLGGNVVVSLEGLPL; this is encoded by the exons ATG GCCTCGGGTGTCACTGTCAACGATGAAGTCATCAAGGTCTTCAATGACATGAAGGTCAGGAAGTCATCCTCTACCGAAGATGTAAAAAAGCGTAAAAAGGCTGTGCTGTTTTGCCTCAGCGATGACAAGAAGAAGATCATCGTAGAGGAGGGCAAGTGGATCCTCGTTGGTGACATTGGGGAGTCGGTGGACGATCCATACGCATGTTTCGTCAAGCTTCTACCGCTCAACGATTGCAGATATGGCCTATACGATGCCACATACGAAACAAAAGAATCCAAGAAAGAAGACCTGGTATTCATATTTTG GGCACCTGAGGGTGCGCCCTTGAAAAGCAAGATGATCTATGCTAGCTCTAAAGATGCCATTAAAAAGAAGTTCACAG GTATCAAACACGAATGGCAAGTCAACGGATTAGACGACATCCAGGACCGCGCCACCCTGGCAGACAAGTTGGGTGGAAACGTGGTGGTATCACTCGAAGGGTTACCATTGTAA